The following coding sequences lie in one Methyloterricola oryzae genomic window:
- the hemDX gene encoding fused uroporphyrinogen-III synthase HemD/membrane protein HemX, whose translation MAEGVLKPLAGLGVLVTRPQGQGENLSELIEAAGGRAIRFPLLEIVPVPLDAEGPRTLADLAGCDWLVFVSSNAVRHGLACIRSVGEPAAWPKVAAIGQATADELERQGVEVDLAPKQQFNSEALLALPEFADVTGQRILIVRGAGGREVLADTLKARGAEVTYAEVYRRAASQVDPAPLLERWRSGEIDLVTVTSGEALDILEQIVVGDHSGQLRSTPLAVIGERIAQKARGLGYANVMAVEAGDESLLAAVIALAGNRREVPNHSENGDTALVDEEKEVTLPADQPDEITATDAYGESQEAPPAPKKSRVGAWVGYMILLLVFALAGGGFFILNELRTKQEGLGSGLDKGDRQMQELLHQISGFQTELAALHSQFATLQSQVTTEDTKFERQIGEQGSTFGERLDSTKNELAASIEHIQRQMNKTRGDMMVADAEYLLGIANQKLHLTGDVKAVLAALAAADQRLHDSGDPGVFKVREALAEEINQLEEVKIADVVGLSAQILALESVVRDLPLFLPHTDKGKAKVEAGPDEKAQQPPATEDGGAGLLDSALSDFKGLVTVRRTDRPVQAVLVPEEVEALRQVLLLRMEITRLALLRGDDGLYKSSLDSVLSWLNEHFDAEAAATKDLVAELVDLKAQQIAVPFPDISKSLTLLRNIEKLRLEAEEKGKSQAQPQPAAAPEGTQP comes from the coding sequence ATGGCTGAAGGCGTCCTCAAGCCCTTGGCGGGCCTGGGCGTTCTGGTCACGCGACCACAAGGCCAGGGCGAGAACCTGAGTGAATTGATCGAGGCCGCGGGCGGGCGTGCGATCCGGTTCCCACTGCTTGAGATCGTGCCGGTGCCATTGGATGCGGAAGGTCCTCGTACGCTGGCGGATCTAGCGGGTTGCGACTGGCTGGTTTTCGTCAGTTCCAACGCGGTGCGTCACGGGCTGGCGTGTATCCGGAGCGTTGGCGAACCTGCCGCTTGGCCTAAGGTGGCTGCGATCGGTCAGGCGACGGCGGATGAGTTGGAGCGCCAGGGTGTGGAGGTGGACCTGGCACCCAAACAGCAGTTTAATAGCGAAGCCCTGCTGGCCTTGCCGGAATTTGCCGATGTGACTGGCCAGCGTATCCTCATCGTGCGGGGAGCGGGCGGGCGCGAAGTGCTGGCGGATACATTGAAGGCGCGTGGGGCGGAAGTGACGTACGCGGAAGTCTACCGCCGCGCCGCGTCGCAGGTCGATCCCGCGCCCTTGCTTGAACGCTGGAGGTCCGGCGAGATCGATCTCGTCACGGTCACCTCTGGCGAAGCCCTCGACATTCTTGAACAGATCGTGGTCGGCGACCATTCCGGACAGCTGCGGTCCACGCCGCTTGCCGTGATTGGCGAGCGCATTGCGCAGAAGGCGCGGGGTCTGGGCTACGCGAATGTGATGGCGGTAGAGGCGGGTGACGAGTCATTACTGGCTGCGGTGATTGCCCTGGCGGGCAACCGGCGAGAGGTTCCAAACCATTCCGAAAACGGGGACACAGCATTGGTTGACGAGGAGAAAGAAGTGACGCTGCCGGCGGATCAACCGGACGAAATTACGGCAACGGATGCTTATGGTGAGTCCCAAGAAGCTCCGCCCGCGCCGAAGAAATCCAGAGTAGGTGCTTGGGTCGGCTATATGATCCTGTTGCTGGTGTTCGCGCTAGCTGGCGGTGGCTTCTTCATCCTGAATGAATTGCGAACCAAGCAGGAGGGTTTGGGCTCCGGTCTGGACAAAGGCGACCGTCAGATGCAGGAACTGCTCCATCAGATATCCGGATTTCAGACGGAGTTGGCGGCCCTGCATTCGCAGTTCGCCACCCTGCAGTCACAAGTCACCACCGAGGATACCAAGTTCGAGCGTCAAATCGGCGAGCAGGGCAGTACGTTTGGGGAGCGACTGGATTCGACCAAGAACGAGCTTGCGGCGTCCATCGAGCACATACAGCGGCAAATGAATAAGACGCGCGGTGACATGATGGTGGCGGACGCGGAGTATTTGCTGGGTATTGCCAACCAGAAGCTGCACCTGACCGGTGACGTGAAGGCCGTGCTCGCTGCTTTGGCGGCTGCCGACCAGCGGCTCCATGACAGCGGTGACCCCGGCGTGTTCAAGGTGCGTGAAGCCTTGGCCGAGGAAATCAACCAGTTGGAAGAGGTGAAGATAGCGGACGTGGTGGGTCTGTCGGCCCAGATCCTGGCGCTTGAGTCTGTCGTCAGAGACCTGCCCCTGTTCTTGCCCCACACGGACAAAGGCAAGGCCAAAGTGGAGGCTGGACCCGATGAGAAAGCCCAGCAGCCACCTGCTACGGAGGATGGCGGAGCGGGGCTGCTGGATTCCGCATTGAGCGATTTCAAAGGGCTCGTCACGGTGCGCCGCACCGACCGACCGGTACAGGCGGTGCTGGTTCCGGAAGAGGTGGAGGCGCTGCGTCAGGTCTTGTTGCTGCGCATGGAAATAACCCGGCTGGCCCTGTTGCGGGGCGACGACGGACTCTATAAGTCAAGCCTGGATTCGGTACTCAGCTGGCTTAATGAGCATTTTGATGCGGAGGCGGCGGCGACCAAAGATCTGGTGGCGGAGTTGGTCGACTTAAAGGCGCAGCAGATCGCGGTCCCGTTCCCCGATATCAGCAAGTCCCTGACACTGCTGCGCAATATCGAGAAGCTGCGCCTGGAAGCGGAGGAGAAGGGCAAGAGTCAAGCTCAACCTCAGCCTGCCGCAGCACCCGAGGGTACACAGCCGTGA
- the hemC gene encoding hydroxymethylbilane synthase has protein sequence MPPFISLVVTVVQEVIRIATRRSPLALWQAEHVASLLREAHPGLKTELVEMTTRGDRILDAPLAKVGGKGLFVKELEQGMLAGTADIAVHSMKDVPVEFPEGLHLAAILEREDPRDALVSTKYASFEKLPPTARIGTSSLRRQCQIKTLLPDCEIRHLRGNVNTRLAKLDAGEYDAIVLASAGLKRLGMAERISEFLPAEISLPAIGQGAIGIEARSEDGRINDLVKPLHHSETAWRVLAERSMNERLQGGCQVPIAGYAELDGEQLRLRGLVGAPDGSCLVRGEVTGPVIQAQALGIALAEDLLSRGADAILKELYGEAHG, from the coding sequence ATGCCGCCATTTATCAGCCTGGTTGTGACCGTGGTTCAAGAAGTCATCCGTATCGCTACCCGCAGGAGTCCATTGGCCCTCTGGCAGGCCGAGCATGTTGCCAGCCTGTTGCGGGAAGCTCATCCGGGACTCAAAACCGAGTTGGTGGAAATGACCACGCGGGGTGACCGAATCCTTGACGCACCCTTGGCCAAAGTGGGTGGCAAAGGGCTATTCGTAAAGGAACTGGAACAGGGCATGCTGGCCGGAACCGCGGATATCGCAGTCCATTCCATGAAAGACGTCCCTGTGGAATTCCCCGAGGGACTCCATCTGGCAGCGATACTGGAGCGCGAGGACCCGCGTGACGCGCTGGTTTCGACGAAATACGCATCATTCGAAAAGCTTCCCCCCACGGCAAGGATCGGGACATCCAGCCTTCGCCGACAGTGTCAAATCAAGACCCTCCTGCCGGACTGCGAAATCCGGCATTTGCGCGGCAATGTAAACACGCGGCTGGCCAAGCTGGACGCCGGCGAATATGACGCCATCGTGCTGGCCTCCGCAGGCTTGAAGCGCCTTGGCATGGCGGAGCGCATTTCGGAATTTCTGCCCGCGGAGATCAGCTTGCCGGCCATCGGCCAGGGCGCTATCGGCATCGAGGCCCGCAGCGAAGACGGTCGAATCAATGATCTGGTGAAGCCCCTGCACCACAGTGAGACGGCGTGGCGTGTATTGGCGGAGCGATCCATGAACGAGCGCTTACAGGGTGGATGTCAGGTGCCCATAGCGGGTTATGCGGAACTGGACGGGGAGCAGTTGCGCCTGCGCGGCCTGGTGGGGGCACCCGATGGTTCCTGCCTGGTCCGGGGCGAGGTGACAGGTCCGGTAATCCAGGCCCAGGCTTTGGGCATTGCACTGGCCGAGGATCTCCTGTCACGTGGAGCCGATGCAATCCTCAAGGAACTTTATGGCGAGGCGCATGGCTGA
- a CDS encoding heme biosynthesis HemY N-terminal domain-containing protein, whose translation MKSLVILLIALLIAVGAAFFIHEQLVAQGDPGYVIIGIGHWSIETSLFLMAMLILLAFLTFYLTIRLVIGTLRLPKAIKRRGSEQRSRQSQEALIAGLIESAEGNWEKAEKHLIRHAANSGVPLINYLTAAHAAHSRGAVDLRDEYLNLAHESTPEAELAIGLTRAELQMSNQQFTEALETLTHLNQIAPSHAKVLKLMHQAYAQAEDWEGLTRLIPQLHQNKVLMEAEIKLLEAETFSAMLKQRSESRKPGALREVWQHVPDHIKAMVGIQELYFAAMIEAGAGDEIEPLLRQTLSKQWNDTLLVLYGCIQLPDAAQQLETAEAWLAKHTQDAVLLRVLGKLALAAGQPEKAREYLERSLGIESSVEAFRMMGDLLLRQDDAVNACQYFRNGLLFASNEVVAQIEMNPENEPQAEDEAQT comes from the coding sequence GTGAAGTCCCTGGTCATCCTGCTCATCGCGCTGCTCATCGCGGTCGGCGCCGCGTTTTTCATTCATGAACAGCTGGTCGCGCAGGGCGATCCCGGCTATGTCATCATCGGCATCGGCCACTGGTCCATAGAGACATCACTGTTTCTCATGGCCATGCTGATTCTGCTGGCTTTCCTGACGTTCTACCTCACGATTCGTCTGGTCATCGGAACCTTGCGGCTTCCAAAAGCCATAAAGCGCCGAGGTTCCGAACAGCGGAGCCGGCAATCACAGGAAGCCCTGATTGCCGGTTTGATCGAATCGGCGGAAGGAAATTGGGAAAAGGCGGAGAAGCATCTGATACGGCATGCGGCCAACAGCGGCGTGCCGCTCATCAACTATCTGACGGCGGCCCACGCGGCGCATTCCCGGGGCGCGGTGGACCTGCGCGATGAATACCTCAACCTCGCCCATGAATCAACGCCGGAAGCCGAACTGGCCATCGGCTTGACCCGCGCGGAACTGCAGATGTCCAACCAGCAGTTCACCGAGGCCTTGGAAACACTGACCCATCTCAACCAGATCGCACCGAGTCACGCGAAAGTGCTGAAGCTAATGCATCAGGCGTACGCTCAGGCGGAAGACTGGGAAGGCCTGACGCGGTTGATTCCGCAATTGCATCAGAACAAGGTGCTGATGGAGGCCGAAATCAAGTTGCTTGAAGCGGAGACGTTCAGCGCCATGCTCAAGCAACGCTCGGAGTCTCGCAAGCCGGGCGCCCTGCGGGAAGTCTGGCAGCATGTTCCCGATCATATCAAGGCCATGGTTGGCATCCAGGAATTGTATTTTGCGGCTATGATCGAAGCGGGTGCCGGGGACGAAATTGAGCCTTTGCTGCGCCAGACCCTGTCCAAGCAGTGGAACGACACCTTGCTAGTGCTGTACGGCTGTATCCAATTACCCGATGCGGCGCAGCAGCTCGAAACGGCGGAAGCTTGGCTTGCCAAACACACGCAGGATGCGGTTTTGCTAAGGGTGCTGGGCAAGCTGGCCCTGGCGGCCGGGCAGCCGGAGAAGGCGCGCGAGTATCTGGAAAGAAGCCTCGGTATTGAATCCAGCGTCGAGGCCTTCCGCATGATGGGGGATCTGCTGCTCAGACAGGATGATGCCGTAAACGCGTGCCAGTACTTCCGCAACGGGCTACTGTTCGCCTCCAACGAGGTGGTGGCGCAGATAGAAATGAATCCGGAGAACGAGCCACAGGCCGAGGACGAGGCGCAAACTTAG
- a CDS encoding glycosyltransferase family 4 protein, which translates to MRIVLMTAIYPGKRIGGAEYQTSLLGKELAMRGHEVMYLAVEAGQTAEYQDEGVRVIELPGWGAIGRPAHYQRIREIISDFRPDVGYLRYLLELAGVSDVFRGMQIPLVSVTSSFMETSPLFTGHDPRTMLRSVVNGTLFLHWKAFWSIRHSAVHVCNSEDMSKRIRRWLPGVRIETVYNGSPLPPEHEVHQLPGKQVIWVNNVKRWKRPEQFVELARRLPEFQFVMIGSLQSKGRYAEACRRMLADAPKNLNYLGGLPVEEVNKQIGQSDILVYTSKPDTEGFGNSLLQAWFRAVPTICLSYNVDGIMEREGIGFVTQSMDEFAARVGELMRDSEKRMAMGRKAQEYAHAHHRVGHMVDQYESMFRGIIETSASS; encoded by the coding sequence ATGCGTATAGTTTTGATGACTGCCATTTATCCAGGAAAGCGCATCGGCGGCGCGGAATACCAGACTTCCCTCTTGGGCAAGGAACTTGCCATGCGCGGTCATGAAGTCATGTATCTGGCTGTGGAGGCGGGGCAGACCGCTGAGTACCAGGATGAGGGTGTTAGGGTTATTGAACTTCCCGGGTGGGGCGCCATTGGTAGACCTGCGCACTATCAGCGCATTCGTGAAATTATTAGCGATTTCCGGCCGGACGTTGGTTATCTTCGCTATTTGCTGGAACTGGCCGGCGTCAGTGACGTCTTTCGGGGAATGCAGATTCCACTGGTTTCGGTGACCAGCAGTTTCATGGAAACCTCGCCGCTTTTTACTGGTCATGATCCGCGCACCATGCTGCGGAGTGTGGTTAATGGCACCCTGTTTCTACACTGGAAGGCATTCTGGTCCATTCGCCATTCCGCCGTTCACGTGTGTAACTCAGAGGACATGTCGAAGCGAATCCGGCGCTGGCTTCCGGGTGTTCGGATCGAGACCGTCTACAATGGCTCGCCGCTGCCACCAGAACACGAGGTGCATCAGTTGCCTGGCAAGCAGGTGATTTGGGTGAACAACGTGAAGCGATGGAAGCGGCCGGAACAATTCGTCGAGCTTGCCAGGCGCTTGCCGGAGTTTCAGTTCGTCATGATCGGTTCCCTACAGTCCAAGGGGCGGTACGCCGAGGCCTGTCGTAGGATGCTCGCGGACGCGCCAAAAAACCTTAACTATCTGGGCGGCTTGCCCGTTGAAGAGGTCAACAAGCAGATTGGACAGAGTGATATTCTGGTCTACACGAGTAAACCCGACACGGAGGGATTTGGGAATTCTCTGCTTCAGGCGTGGTTTAGAGCGGTTCCGACGATATGTCTGTCGTACAACGTGGATGGCATCATGGAACGTGAGGGGATCGGTTTTGTGACCCAATCAATGGACGAGTTTGCCGCCAGGGTAGGCGAGTTGATGCGGGATTCAGAGAAGCGCATGGCGATGGGACGCAAGGCCCAGGAGTATGCCCACGCACACCATCGGGTTGGCCATATGGTTGACCAATACGAAAGCATGTTCCGCGGGATAATCGAAACGTCCGCGTCGTCGTGA